In one Leptospira fletcheri genomic region, the following are encoded:
- a CDS encoding DUF3209 family protein, translated as MACHEIAALRLGMMNILGLQDEAVRIHEINEIGQNVIATPGPIRSLSEAKDFQSLMRFYEGSLTELEEKIASLGPTDPKLSYYRSLLILTKKVELELKSTFRNLNVLFNDLEEMHDLVHEIYPG; from the coding sequence ATGGCCTGCCACGAGATAGCCGCATTAAGATTGGGAATGATGAACATATTGGGTCTTCAGGATGAAGCGGTTCGCATCCACGAAATCAACGAAATCGGACAAAACGTGATAGCGACTCCGGGACCGATCCGGAGCCTATCCGAAGCCAAAGACTTCCAGTCACTGATGCGTTTTTACGAAGGCAGTCTGACGGAACTGGAGGAAAAAATCGCGAGTTTAGGTCCGACGGATCCGAAACTTTCATATTACAGATCCCTTCTTATCCTGACCAAGAAAGTGGAGCTGGAACTGAAAAGTACATTCCGAAATTTGAATGTATTGTTTAACGATCTCGAAGAAATGCACGATTTGGTGCACGAAATCTATCCCGGGTAA
- a CDS encoding CbiX/SirB N-terminal domain-containing protein, with protein sequence MNGSSSSRTGVLIVGHGSREPGSNEEFERFVSDYSSRRPDLEVRGAYIELAAPDFKSALNEFAKSCSRIVVVPLFLFSAGHTKNDIPLVLDEVSRQFPNTEFLPSSAIGVHPKMLELLHLRTREALKRTESRPEKTAVLVVGRGSSDADANSDFYKVVRLFEESNYYHFVMPTFIGITKPQLQDSLEIAAKLRPERILVLPYFLFGGKLITVASERLSSFSTNYPWIRTMIAGHFGSDRIVHEILDERIREAILGTGRLPCATCEYREKLPGLTDKVGGLKALLWSVRHMETHSQAAPHAYPHPNLKKHVLVCDNIDCAHKGSGSLIARLRSEIKNSGKQKDFRVTRVSCLGRCGEGPSLVIYPDGIWYQGVQEPDAPEIVQDHLLNDKIVSRLVDSIMQ encoded by the coding sequence GTGAACGGATCCTCTTCGAGTCGGACCGGCGTTCTGATCGTCGGTCACGGAAGCCGTGAACCCGGCTCGAACGAGGAATTCGAAAGATTCGTTTCCGATTATTCCTCAAGAAGGCCGGACTTGGAAGTTCGCGGCGCCTATATAGAATTGGCCGCCCCGGATTTCAAATCCGCGTTAAACGAATTCGCCAAATCCTGTTCCAGGATCGTCGTTGTTCCTCTCTTCCTCTTTTCCGCCGGACATACCAAAAACGACATTCCGTTGGTACTGGACGAGGTCAGCCGACAATTTCCGAATACGGAATTTCTCCCCTCCAGCGCCATCGGAGTCCATCCTAAAATGCTGGAGCTGCTCCACCTACGAACCCGGGAGGCGCTCAAGAGGACGGAAAGTCGTCCCGAGAAAACCGCGGTCTTGGTGGTCGGAAGAGGATCTTCGGATGCGGATGCCAATTCAGATTTTTATAAAGTAGTTCGGCTCTTCGAGGAATCCAACTATTATCATTTCGTTATGCCTACTTTCATCGGAATAACGAAACCTCAGCTCCAGGATAGCCTTGAAATCGCCGCAAAACTCCGTCCGGAAAGGATACTGGTTCTTCCCTATTTCCTCTTCGGAGGAAAGCTGATCACGGTAGCGTCCGAGCGTTTGTCTTCCTTCTCAACGAACTATCCGTGGATCCGCACTATGATCGCAGGACATTTCGGTTCCGATCGTATCGTCCACGAGATCCTGGATGAAAGAATTCGGGAAGCGATTCTTGGGACCGGTCGTCTCCCTTGCGCCACCTGCGAGTATAGGGAAAAACTTCCCGGCCTTACCGATAAAGTCGGAGGACTTAAAGCGCTTTTATGGAGCGTGCGACATATGGAGACTCATTCCCAAGCCGCTCCTCACGCTTATCCACACCCGAACCTGAAAAAACACGTATTAGTCTGTGATAATATAGATTGTGCACACAAGGGAAGTGGCAGTCTGATCGCAAGGCTGAGGTCCGAAATTAAGAATTCGGGAAAGCAGAAGGATTTCAGGGTAACTAGAGTATCCTGCTTGGGTCGTTGCGGAGAGGGACCTTCTCTCGTGATTTACCCGGATGGAATCTGGTACCAAGGGGTGCAGGAACCTGACGCCCCGGAGATAGTACAGGATCATTTATTAAACGACAAAATCGTATCCAGATTAGTGGATTCGATCATGCAATAG
- a CDS encoding CbtA family protein, whose amino-acid sequence MSLLALCKRGFWAGIGAGVLWGILFLFITSPLIWEAELYEDGHSHSHGAATLHSRSASETDINKNFIHQFVPTVLGCALLGSGFGILSALFSGILNLLRGNSGDFRPDFSFKSVLLFGFLGFAVFHGIPAFGTPPELPGNAGAEESFSARRFWWSGSVFCSLLGILATSFLVSKTGIAFWKRLPAFAAGILIASFPFFLGTPAQSHNSTAPLELETRFFYSSLAVNAAFWFSLSVFFLFRKADTRWRFAKP is encoded by the coding sequence ATGTCCCTACTCGCCCTCTGTAAAAGAGGGTTTTGGGCGGGGATCGGAGCCGGTGTCCTTTGGGGAATTTTATTTCTTTTTATCACCAGCCCACTCATTTGGGAAGCGGAACTTTATGAGGATGGGCATAGCCATTCCCACGGAGCAGCGACCCTCCACAGTAGAAGCGCTTCGGAAACCGACATAAATAAAAATTTCATACACCAATTCGTACCGACCGTACTGGGTTGCGCTTTGTTAGGATCGGGTTTCGGAATTTTAAGCGCTCTTTTTTCCGGAATCCTGAATCTTTTACGCGGCAATTCCGGCGACTTCCGTCCCGACTTCTCTTTTAAATCCGTTCTTCTTTTCGGCTTCCTCGGATTCGCCGTCTTTCACGGAATTCCAGCGTTTGGAACTCCTCCGGAATTGCCCGGCAATGCGGGTGCGGAAGAGTCGTTTTCCGCTCGGCGCTTTTGGTGGTCCGGATCCGTCTTTTGTTCTCTTCTCGGAATTTTAGCGACTTCCTTTCTAGTTTCCAAAACCGGAATCGCTTTTTGGAAACGACTTCCTGCATTCGCAGCAGGAATTTTGATCGCCTCTTTTCCTTTCTTTCTAGGAACTCCGGCGCAATCCCATAATAGTACGGCGCCTTTGGAATTGGAGACGCGCTTTTTCTATTCCAGCTTAGCGGTAAACGCGGCCTTTTGGTTTAGCTTATCCGTATTCTTTCTCTTTCGGAAAGCGGACACTCGTTGGAGATTTGCGAAGCCGTGA
- a CDS encoding CbtB domain-containing protein, whose amino-acid sequence MRTVSLLQNSLQRISANWNSLFLIFGISLFAFGAIYIVALEPMQAVHDTFHDLRHAAGFPCH is encoded by the coding sequence ATGCGCACAGTAAGCCTTCTTCAAAATTCACTCCAGAGAATATCAGCCAATTGGAACTCTTTGTTTCTGATTTTCGGCATTTCGCTTTTTGCGTTCGGGGCGATTTATATCGTGGCTTTGGAACCGATGCAAGCGGTTCACGATACTTTCCACGATCTCCGTCACGCAGCAGGATTTCCGTGCCATTAA
- a CDS encoding TonB-dependent receptor has translation MQVHFRRFAVALAFFLPLQIAFSETEIEEKSKLPAKSDSSRQTNAKNEGITVRGKADSRSASEGRIDSQRLKARPIQNVGELAEAIPGVIVTQHSGGGKANQFFLRGFNLDHGTDFASSIDGVPINNPSHAHGQGYTDLNFIIPELVREIEYKKGVYHVEEGDFSSAGAMRMNYFKSLPKSLIKIEGGSLGFKRTVFAESKRIGSGNLLYAGEYSHYNGPWTIPDRYNKLNSFLGYSLGDASEGMSVQFSGYRGSWHATNQIPQRALKIGRSWLNADAGGLNRYDAEDPNDGGHSRRASFTAEAHKKTANSEMKALLYGTYYDLDLFSDFTFFLNDPVNGDQVEQKDRRSIGGGKASYSRTLFLGSFKSENTVGVQFRRDYIHTGLYHTQARSRLERITLDRVIESSASVYYENRISFTNKIKAFAGVRNDTFFFNVADDLTNRSTIRRAQTTNPKAGLNLGPWKGFDFYLNGGYGFHSNDAKGLLLPYTTVSPIARTGGSEVGMKTMILPGLQSSLVFWRLDLDSELVYSGDDGTTSPSRPSTRKGVEWSNLYSLSSWLTVDLDVSISKAKYRKYDPIGNYVPQAIGKVFAAGISFDRWEFFGSIRVRYFGPRALIESDWVRSAPSTLWNLQIGKHIGDSCSIQLDVFNLTNTPASQVQYYYPTLLKNEAPGPDSGGYNDILTHPVMPRNIRFSLSIKY, from the coding sequence AAAAATCCAAACTTCCGGCCAAAAGCGATTCTTCTAGACAAACAAACGCAAAGAACGAAGGAATTACGGTCCGAGGCAAGGCGGATTCCAGATCCGCCAGCGAGGGCAGGATCGATTCGCAAAGATTAAAGGCTAGACCCATCCAAAACGTGGGAGAACTCGCCGAAGCCATACCCGGAGTGATCGTAACTCAACACAGTGGAGGAGGAAAAGCCAACCAGTTTTTTTTGAGAGGATTCAATCTGGATCATGGAACCGATTTCGCATCGAGCATCGACGGAGTTCCGATCAATAATCCGAGCCACGCTCACGGGCAAGGCTATACGGATTTGAATTTCATTATCCCGGAACTAGTCCGGGAAATCGAATATAAGAAAGGAGTCTATCATGTCGAAGAAGGGGATTTTTCTTCGGCAGGCGCAATGCGGATGAATTATTTCAAGTCTCTTCCCAAAAGTCTGATCAAGATCGAGGGAGGGAGTCTCGGCTTCAAGCGTACGGTTTTTGCCGAATCGAAAAGGATCGGATCCGGAAATCTCTTGTATGCGGGGGAATATTCCCATTACAACGGCCCTTGGACCATTCCGGATCGTTATAATAAATTGAATTCCTTTTTGGGTTATAGTCTCGGAGACGCTTCGGAAGGGATGTCCGTCCAATTTTCCGGATATAGAGGCTCTTGGCATGCTACGAATCAGATTCCGCAAAGAGCCCTGAAAATAGGAAGATCCTGGTTGAACGCGGATGCAGGAGGATTGAACCGGTACGATGCGGAGGATCCGAATGATGGAGGACATTCCCGAAGAGCGAGCTTTACCGCCGAAGCCCACAAAAAGACGGCGAATTCGGAGATGAAGGCGCTTTTGTACGGAACGTATTACGACCTCGACCTGTTTTCCGATTTCACTTTTTTTCTAAACGATCCCGTAAACGGGGACCAGGTCGAACAAAAGGATCGGCGATCCATAGGAGGGGGGAAGGCTTCCTACAGTCGAACCCTCTTCCTCGGCTCTTTCAAGTCCGAAAACACGGTCGGAGTACAGTTCAGAAGGGATTATATCCACACGGGACTTTATCACACCCAGGCAAGATCCAGGCTGGAAAGGATAACATTGGATCGGGTCATCGAAAGCTCCGCATCCGTATATTATGAAAATAGGATTTCCTTTACGAACAAGATCAAGGCCTTTGCGGGAGTACGAAACGATACATTCTTTTTCAACGTCGCTGACGATTTAACGAATAGAAGCACGATCCGGCGGGCACAGACGACCAACCCGAAAGCGGGTTTGAATCTCGGCCCTTGGAAAGGGTTCGATTTTTATCTGAACGGAGGTTACGGTTTTCATAGCAACGATGCGAAAGGTCTCTTACTTCCGTATACCACAGTAAGTCCTATTGCAAGAACCGGAGGAAGCGAAGTAGGAATGAAAACCATGATTCTTCCGGGACTACAATCCTCTTTGGTTTTCTGGAGATTGGATTTAGACTCAGAATTAGTCTACTCGGGAGATGACGGTACCACCAGCCCCAGTCGTCCCAGTACGCGAAAAGGTGTCGAATGGTCCAATCTCTATTCTCTCTCCTCCTGGTTGACGGTAGATCTAGACGTTTCGATTTCGAAGGCGAAATACAGAAAATACGATCCGATCGGGAATTACGTTCCACAAGCCATAGGCAAGGTGTTCGCCGCCGGAATCAGCTTCGATCGCTGGGAATTTTTCGGATCGATTCGTGTACGCTATTTCGGCCCCAGAGCTTTGATCGAAAGCGACTGGGTACGATCGGCTCCGAGCACTCTCTGGAACCTTCAAATCGGAAAACACATAGGCGATTCCTGTTCCATCCAGTTGGACGTCTTCAACCTGACGAATACACCCGCAAGTCAGGTCCAATATTATTATCCGACATTATTGAAAAACGAAGCCCCCGGTCCGGACAGCGGGGGTTATAACGACATTCTAACTCATCCGGTTATGCCAAGAAACATTAGATTTTCATTGAGTATCAAATACTGA